The proteins below come from a single Plantactinospora sp. KBS50 genomic window:
- a CDS encoding copper resistance CopC/CopD family protein codes for MSAMTPAKHPRAARAAAAIGLLLVALAALFGPATPASAHAVLLASSPPNGAVVASAPTEVVLTFSESIRAVPDRIRVIGPDGSRADRGQPEVSGAQLTIKVDPAAPRGTYLVTYRIISADSHPVAGGYTYSVGEPSAPPTDTQGGNRVDPAVTAAVSTAKYVGYAGLALLVGPVMVLSLLWPRRLSRRGPIRLAHTGAALVALATVAAVWLQMPYANGGGVFAVGGSELADVLGSTFGAAHLVRLGLLAATAILLRPALTGSAGRTDAILLLLLGGAGLGTWALAGHPAASPVPVISVLVDMVHVGSMAVWLGGLVMLAAFLLPRANGRELVAILPIWSRWAAAAVTALLVAGTVQALIEVGTLAALVDTTYGLLLLAKIGLFGLVIGVAALSRRHVQRYAGVGIDAITGTDADAVAGSGAVAGTDDGADGPHGPAQDTDRPAGLRRLVLAEIAVVAVVLALSATLVQQTPGRSTAETGGAGGAEYFSTSLTSSLYTLQVEVDPARAGNNSLHLYAYTKDNTPQRVLEWKATAGRPDQGVEPITIPLLAIGDNHATGEISLPTPGPWQFRFTLRTTDIDQATVTATVPIR; via the coding sequence ATGTCCGCTATGACCCCTGCGAAGCACCCCCGGGCCGCGCGGGCCGCCGCGGCCATCGGCCTGCTGCTGGTGGCGCTCGCCGCGCTGTTCGGGCCGGCGACGCCGGCCAGCGCGCACGCCGTCCTGCTCGCCAGCAGCCCGCCCAACGGCGCGGTCGTGGCATCCGCCCCGACCGAGGTGGTGCTCACGTTCAGCGAGAGCATCCGGGCGGTGCCGGACCGGATCCGGGTCATCGGCCCGGACGGCAGCCGGGCCGACCGGGGCCAACCCGAGGTCTCCGGCGCACAGTTGACGATCAAGGTCGACCCGGCGGCGCCCCGGGGAACGTACCTCGTGACGTACCGGATCATCTCCGCGGACAGTCACCCGGTGGCCGGCGGCTACACCTACTCGGTGGGTGAGCCCTCCGCGCCGCCCACCGACACCCAGGGCGGCAACCGGGTCGATCCGGCCGTGACGGCCGCGGTCAGCACCGCGAAGTACGTCGGGTACGCGGGGCTGGCACTGCTGGTCGGGCCGGTCATGGTGCTGAGCCTGCTGTGGCCCCGCCGGCTGTCCCGGCGCGGACCGATCCGGCTCGCCCACACCGGCGCCGCCCTGGTGGCGCTCGCGACAGTGGCCGCCGTGTGGTTGCAGATGCCCTACGCCAACGGCGGCGGCGTCTTCGCGGTCGGCGGGTCCGAACTGGCGGACGTGCTCGGCAGCACGTTCGGTGCGGCCCACCTGGTCCGGCTGGGACTGCTGGCGGCCACCGCGATCCTGCTCCGGCCGGCCCTGACCGGCAGCGCCGGTCGCACCGACGCGATCCTGCTGCTGCTACTCGGCGGCGCCGGCCTGGGCACCTGGGCGCTGGCCGGACACCCGGCGGCCTCGCCGGTGCCGGTGATCTCCGTCCTGGTCGACATGGTGCACGTCGGGAGCATGGCGGTCTGGCTCGGCGGGTTGGTGATGCTCGCCGCCTTCCTGCTGCCGCGGGCCAACGGGCGGGAACTCGTGGCGATCCTGCCGATCTGGTCGCGCTGGGCCGCCGCCGCGGTCACCGCGCTGCTGGTGGCCGGCACCGTGCAGGCGCTGATCGAGGTGGGCACCCTCGCCGCGCTTGTGGACACCACGTACGGCCTGCTGCTGCTGGCCAAGATCGGCCTCTTCGGCCTGGTGATCGGCGTGGCCGCGCTGTCCCGCCGGCACGTCCAGCGCTACGCCGGTGTCGGCATCGACGCGATCACCGGAACCGATGCCGATGCCGTCGCCGGAAGCGGCGCCGTTGCCGGAACCGATGACGGTGCCGACGGTCCGCACGGCCCGGCCCAGGACACCGACCGGCCGGCCGGACTGCGCCGGCTGGTACTCGCGGAGATCGCCGTGGTCGCCGTGGTGCTGGCGCTCTCGGCCACCCTGGTGCAGCAGACCCCGGGCCGCAGCACGGCCGAGACGGGCGGCGCGGGCGGCGCGGAATACTTCTCCACCAGCCTCACCAGCTCGCTCTACACCCTCCAGGTCGAGGTGGACCCGGCCCGGGCCGGCAACAACAGCCTGCACCTGTACGCGTACACCAAGGACAACACCCCGCAGCGGGTACTGGAATGGAAGGCCACCGCCGGCCGGCCCGACCAGGGCGTCGAGCCGATCACCATCCCGCTGCTGGCGATCGGCGACAACCACGCCACCGGGGAGATCAGCCTGCCCACGCCCGGCCCCTGGCAGTTCCGGTTCACCCTGCGCACCACGGACATCGACCAGGCCACCGTCACCGCCACCGTCCCGATCCGCTAG
- a CDS encoding ISL3 family transposase, with protein MVNDTTRLLGLDGLVVDRVELHPDGSPIVHLSTGSEQAQCCPQCGVRAARVKGWVFTWPRDLPVAGRTTRLRWRKRRWYCDQPGCPRTSFTEHVPQIPARARITVRLRQAAGAAVADGNRTIVQAARDLGMSWPVVAAAFTAHTAAVLPAEPEPVSVLGIDEVRRGKPRWIFDEVTASWTTIVDRWHVGFCDLVGGQGLLAQVEGRTSKAVTDWLTQRPAAWRQHVQAVAIDMCTVFKAAVREALPHATLVVDHFHVVQLANRAVTEVRRRMTVTHRGRRGRATDPEWQQRNRLTRSAARMRAEHVDRLTDTLSNLPAKIGAPVLTAWNAKEDLLDLLALARTHPNRETTARLLHRFYTRCADSDLPELHRLATTIETWWPEILAFLHTGITNAGSEGTNRVIKTVARDAYGFRNPENQRLRTRAATTRRHRRHLNPA; from the coding sequence ATGGTCAACGATACGACCCGGCTGCTGGGCCTGGACGGCCTGGTGGTGGATCGGGTCGAGCTGCACCCGGATGGTTCCCCCATCGTCCACCTGTCCACCGGTAGCGAGCAGGCACAATGCTGCCCTCAGTGCGGTGTCCGGGCCGCCCGGGTCAAGGGCTGGGTGTTCACCTGGCCCCGGGATCTGCCGGTGGCCGGACGCACCACGCGGTTGCGGTGGCGTAAACGCCGCTGGTACTGCGATCAGCCCGGATGCCCGCGCACGTCGTTCACCGAACACGTGCCACAGATCCCGGCACGGGCACGGATCACCGTCCGGTTGCGGCAGGCGGCCGGCGCGGCGGTCGCCGACGGCAACCGAACGATCGTGCAGGCCGCCCGTGATCTGGGCATGTCCTGGCCAGTCGTCGCGGCCGCGTTCACCGCGCACACCGCAGCGGTGCTGCCGGCCGAGCCCGAACCGGTGAGCGTGCTGGGCATCGACGAGGTCCGCCGAGGCAAACCTCGCTGGATCTTCGACGAGGTCACCGCGTCGTGGACCACCATCGTCGACCGCTGGCACGTCGGCTTCTGCGATCTCGTCGGCGGGCAGGGTCTACTCGCCCAGGTCGAAGGCCGGACCAGCAAGGCGGTGACCGACTGGCTCACCCAACGCCCCGCCGCCTGGCGTCAACACGTCCAGGCCGTCGCGATCGACATGTGTACCGTGTTCAAGGCCGCCGTCCGCGAGGCGCTGCCGCACGCGACGCTGGTCGTGGACCACTTCCACGTCGTCCAGCTGGCCAACCGGGCCGTCACCGAGGTCCGCCGCCGCATGACAGTCACACACCGCGGCCGGCGCGGCCGGGCCACCGACCCGGAGTGGCAGCAACGCAACCGGCTGACCAGGTCAGCAGCCCGCATGCGCGCCGAGCACGTCGACCGGCTGACCGACACCCTCAGCAACCTGCCGGCGAAGATCGGCGCACCGGTCCTGACGGCCTGGAACGCCAAGGAAGACCTGCTCGACCTACTCGCGCTCGCCCGCACCCACCCGAACCGGGAAACCACCGCCCGGCTGCTGCACCGCTTCTACACCCGCTGCGCCGACTCTGACCTGCCCGAACTCCACCGGCTCGCCACCACGATCGAGACCTGGTGGCCGGAAATCCTCGCGTTCCTGCACACCGGCATCACCAACGCCGGCTCCGAAGGAACCAACCGGGTCATCAAGACCGTCGCCCGCGACGCCTACGGATTCCGTAACCCCGAAAACCAGCGGCTACGCACCCGCGCCGCCACCACCCGCCGCCACCGCAGACACCTCAACCCCGCTTAA
- a CDS encoding DUF4352 domain-containing protein, giving the protein MRGGDFEFTVNSVKCGLSKVGDEFLNVRAQGSYCQIIVTAKNVTRSAHLFNAGSTLTAQDGAGREYSPDGRAGMYGNEDAQGFLDQINPGNSVRAKVHFDVPKGTKLKSITFDAGLFTLAEDAVVTL; this is encoded by the coding sequence GTGCGCGGCGGGGACTTCGAGTTCACAGTCAACAGCGTGAAATGCGGGTTGTCCAAGGTCGGCGACGAGTTCCTGAATGTCAGGGCGCAGGGCAGCTACTGCCAGATCATCGTGACCGCCAAGAACGTCACCCGAAGCGCTCATCTGTTCAATGCCGGCAGCACGCTGACCGCGCAGGACGGCGCGGGGCGTGAGTACAGTCCCGACGGGCGCGCCGGCATGTATGGCAACGAGGATGCCCAAGGCTTTCTCGATCAGATCAACCCGGGCAACTCGGTACGCGCCAAGGTGCACTTCGACGTGCCGAAGGGCACGAAACTCAAATCCATCACCTTCGACGCCGGGCTCTTCACCCTCGCCGAGGACGCCGTCGTCACGCTGTGA
- a CDS encoding alpha/beta fold hydrolase — translation MQPDISTRSRSWPAHGGRSCSCTRGHRRQPRPEDAQAYSIQEYADDTVTWIERHAGGPVDVLGHSHGGIVAARVAAEHPGLVRRLVLLGVPAYGGERAVSEAARLHRARLGEPACAAAMAALESQGDEYSSEADLGRLIAAVIPLWVGPMNERIRSWQAKVAAQPANVDALRYFNELVFPNLECDPTRRPMAVCLPGFRQAHRVLPPAPARGRP, via the coding sequence ATGCAGCCGGACATCTCGACCCGCTCGCGGAGTTGGCCGGCCCACGGCGGCAGGTCGTGCTCCTGCACCCGGGGGCACCGGCGCCAGCCTCGCCCCGAGGACGCGCAGGCATACTCCATTCAGGAGTACGCTGATGACACCGTCACGTGGATCGAGCGCCACGCCGGTGGGCCCGTCGACGTGCTCGGCCATTCGCACGGCGGCATAGTCGCGGCGCGCGTCGCCGCGGAGCATCCCGGGCTCGTCCGCCGCCTGGTCCTGCTCGGCGTGCCGGCGTACGGAGGAGAGCGGGCAGTGTCCGAGGCGGCGCGGCTGCACCGCGCCCGCCTGGGCGAGCCGGCCTGCGCGGCCGCCATGGCGGCGCTCGAGTCCCAGGGCGACGAGTATTCCTCCGAGGCTGACCTCGGCCGGTTGATCGCCGCCGTCATCCCGCTGTGGGTCGGCCCGATGAACGAGCGCATCCGCTCCTGGCAGGCCAAGGTCGCCGCCCAGCCGGCGAACGTGGACGCCTTGCGCTACTTCAATGAGCTTGTATTCCCCAACCTCGAATGCGACCCGACGCGTCGGCCGATGGCGGTGTGCTTGCCGGGATTCCGGCAAGCCCACCGCGTACTGCCGCCAGCGCCGGCCAGGGGCCGGCCATGA
- the amcA gene encoding multiple cyclophane-containing RiPP AmcA: MTVYVSRNAVSGAAWQDRPAKDRPREPPGSADPPLLTHAWRIVFAQRARQLDRR, translated from the coding sequence ATGACGGTGTACGTCTCGCGCAACGCGGTAAGCGGTGCGGCATGGCAGGATCGGCCGGCGAAAGATCGGCCGCGGGAACCGCCCGGCTCGGCCGATCCGCCTTTGCTGACACACGCCTGGCGGATCGTGTTCGCACAGCGGGCGCGGCAGCTCGACCGGCGATGA
- a CDS encoding phosphotransferase, whose amino-acid sequence MFVEARTRPVLAEVCRLLGYPASDATLLRHHTNAVYTVGDVVVKVAPAGYDPDRARTMVAVVDWLVARGFPTVCLHRGLSQPLWVEGHAVTVWQRLDPAHDNPIRVAELGTLLRDLHALPVPPMPLRALRPIQSIEGSVTRSEILNGKEQDLLLRRLDTLAAGWEAMRFPRGRSLIQSDPQVRNALRRFDGTPVLADWDGAALGPREWDIATVAVHCRRFDPPGPDSFADFTAAYGWDAASWPQFERLCQLRELQMIATNARKSRPGTKAADEVHHRIAGLVGDGASPRRWRIL is encoded by the coding sequence ATGTTCGTCGAGGCGCGCACCCGGCCGGTGCTCGCCGAGGTATGCCGTCTCCTCGGCTACCCCGCCTCGGACGCGACCCTGTTGCGCCATCACACCAACGCCGTCTACACCGTCGGCGACGTGGTGGTCAAGGTCGCCCCCGCCGGGTACGACCCGGATCGGGCGCGCACGATGGTGGCCGTGGTCGACTGGCTGGTCGCCCGAGGGTTTCCCACGGTGTGCCTTCATCGGGGCCTGTCCCAGCCGTTGTGGGTTGAGGGTCATGCGGTCACGGTCTGGCAGCGGCTGGACCCGGCACACGACAACCCCATTAGGGTTGCCGAACTTGGCACGCTGCTGCGGGACCTGCACGCCCTGCCCGTTCCGCCGATGCCGCTTCGCGCGCTGCGGCCGATTCAGAGCATCGAGGGATCCGTCACCCGCTCGGAGATCCTGAACGGCAAGGAGCAGGACCTGCTGTTGCGCCGGCTCGACACGCTGGCCGCCGGTTGGGAGGCGATGCGGTTTCCGCGCGGTAGGAGCCTGATCCAGTCAGATCCGCAGGTCCGCAACGCGCTCCGACGCTTCGACGGCACACCGGTGCTGGCCGACTGGGACGGCGCCGCCCTCGGCCCGCGGGAGTGGGACATCGCCACGGTCGCGGTCCACTGCCGCCGGTTCGACCCGCCCGGCCCGGACTCCTTCGCCGACTTCACCGCCGCCTACGGCTGGGACGCCGCATCGTGGCCGCAGTTCGAGCGGCTGTGCCAGCTTCGCGAACTGCAAATGATCGCGACCAACGCCCGCAAATCCCGGCCCGGAACCAAGGCCGCCGATGAGGTGCATCATCGGATCGCAGGCCTCGTCGGGGACGGCGCGAGCCCACGCCGGTGGCGAATCCTGTAA